ACCCGGTCGATCTTGTCCTGGTCGATCTCGTGGAACATGACCTGCTCCGTGAGACCGAAGGTGTAGTTGCCACGGCCGTCGAACTGCTTGGGCGACAGGCCGCGGAAGTCACGGATACGCGGCAGCGCGAGCGACAGCGTACGGTCCAGGAACTCCCACATGCGGTCACCGCGGAGGGTGACGTGGCAGCCGATCGGCTGCCCCTCGCGCAGCTTGAACTGCGCGATCGACTTGCGGGCCTTGGTGACGGCCGGCTTCTGACCGGTGATCGTGGTGAGGTCCTTGATGGCACCCTCGATCAGCTTGGAGTCGCGGGCGGCGTCGCCCACACCCATGTTGACCACGATCTTGATGAGACCGGGGACCTGCATGACGTTCTCGTAAGAGAACTCCTCACGCAGCTTGCCGGCGATCTCCTCGCGGTAGCGCAGCTTCAGACGCGGTGCGGTTGTGGTCGTCATCAGATGTCCTCACCGGTCCGCTTGGCAACGCGGATCTTGTTGCCCTCGTCGTCAAAGCGGTAGCCGACGCGGGTAACGACCTTCTTGCCGTCCTTCTCCACGACCAGCTGAACATTGCTGATGTGAACAGGGGCTTCGGTCGTCACGATGCCACCGGTCTGCGAACCACGTGCGGTCTGGCCGGCCTTGGTGTGCTTCTTGACCCGGTTGACACCCTCGACGAGAACACGGTCCTGCGTGGGGTAGGCCACAATGACCTTGCCCTGCTTGCCCTTGTCCTTACCGGTGATGACCTGAACCAGGTCGCCCTTCTTGATCTTCATGCTTACAGCACCTCCGGCGCGAGCGAGATGATCTTCATGAACTTCTTCTCGCGCAGCTCACGGCCCACCGGGCCGAAGATACGGGTGCCACGAGGGTCGCCGTCGTTCTTCAGAATGACGGCGGCGTTCTCGTCGAAGCGGATGTACGAGCCGTCCTGGCGGCGGCGTTCCTTCACGGTGCGAACGATGACCGCCTTGATGACGTCACCCTTCTTCACGTTGCCACCGGGGATCGCGTCCTTGACGGTGGCGACGATGACGTCACCGATACCCGCGTAGCGGCGACCCGAGCCACCGAGAACACGGATGCAAAGGATCTCCTTGGCACCAGTGTTGTCGGCGACACGCAGTCGCGACTCCTGCTGGATCACGTCTATCTCCTGATCGTCTGCCGGTTCCCGGTGGGGGCCGTGACTTGCGTACGGCCCCCACCGAGCCTGGCGGAACTACTCCTAGGGAATGCCCTGGGAGGGTTTACCTGGCCTGGATTACTTGGCCTTCTCAAGGATCTCGACGATGCGCCAGCGCTTCGTCGCGGAGAGCGGCCGGGTCTCCATGAGGAGGACACGGTCGCCGATCCCGGCGGCGTTCTGCTCGTCGTGAGCCTTGAGCTTGTTCGTACGGCGGATGACCTTGCCGTACAGGGCGTGCTTCACGCGGTCCTCGACAGCGACGACGACGGTCTTGTCCATCTTGTCGCTGACGACGAGACCCTCGCGGGTCTTGCGGAAGCCGCGCTCGCTCTTCTCGGTCGTCTCAGTCACGTTGCTCTCAGTCATCAGGCGCTCTCCACCGTCTCGATGCCCAGCTCGCGCTCACGCATCAGGGTGTAGATCCGCGCGATGTCCTTCCGGACCAGCTTCAGCCGGCCGTGGTTCTCGAGCTGACCGGTCGCCGCCTGGAAGCGGAGGTTGAACAGCTCTTCCTTGGCCTCGCGAAGCTTG
This window of the Streptomyces niveus genome carries:
- the rplX gene encoding 50S ribosomal protein L24, translating into MKIKKGDLVQVITGKDKGKQGKVIVAYPTQDRVLVEGVNRVKKHTKAGQTARGSQTGGIVTTEAPVHISNVQLVVEKDGKKVVTRVGYRFDDEGNKIRVAKRTGEDI
- the rplN gene encoding 50S ribosomal protein L14, giving the protein MIQQESRLRVADNTGAKEILCIRVLGGSGRRYAGIGDVIVATVKDAIPGGNVKKGDVIKAVIVRTVKERRRQDGSYIRFDENAAVILKNDGDPRGTRIFGPVGRELREKKFMKIISLAPEVL
- the rpmC gene encoding 50S ribosomal protein L29, giving the protein MAAVTKASELRELGGEELVAKLREAKEELFNLRFQAATGQLENHGRLKLVRKDIARIYTLMRERELGIETVESA
- the rplE gene encoding 50S ribosomal protein L5 — protein: MTTTTAPRLKLRYREEIAGKLREEFSYENVMQVPGLIKIVVNMGVGDAARDSKLIEGAIKDLTTITGQKPAVTKARKSIAQFKLREGQPIGCHVTLRGDRMWEFLDRTLSLALPRIRDFRGLSPKQFDGRGNYTFGLTEQVMFHEIDQDKIDRVRGMDITVVTTATNDDEGRALLRHLGFPFKEN
- the rpsQ gene encoding 30S ribosomal protein S17, whose translation is MTESNVTETTEKSERGFRKTREGLVVSDKMDKTVVVAVEDRVKHALYGKVIRRTNKLKAHDEQNAAGIGDRVLLMETRPLSATKRWRIVEILEKAK